Proteins from a genomic interval of Papaver somniferum cultivar HN1 chromosome 4, ASM357369v1, whole genome shotgun sequence:
- the LOC113274289 gene encoding uncharacterized protein LOC113274289, translating to MADWGPVVIAVVLFVLLTPGLLFQLPGRNKVVEFGNMQTSGVSILVHTVIYFGLITIFLIAIGVHISTG from the coding sequence ATGGCAGATTGGGGGCCGGTGGTGATAGCGGTGGTGCTGTTTGTGTTATTAACACCAGGGCTGTTGTTTCAGTTGCCTGGTAGGAACAAGGTTGTCGAGTTTGGTAACATGCAGACTAGTGGTGTTTCTATACTTGTTCATACTGTCATTTATTTTGGTCTCATTACCATCTTCCTTATTGCTATTGGTGTTCACATCTCCACCGGTTAA
- the LOC113362732 gene encoding uncharacterized protein LOC113362732, with amino-acid sequence MMRGGQDQNSKVFHELCGLVQSILRSPHLIPSTSSSSNGISTTTSRRTTTISSPSNSTTTSISTAQVSPAGFASLLLGVSLALMLCGSVTFVIGVILMPWVLGLVMVLYFAGIVSNLSGLGRALLYPVMTTPVSPVPPPSRKEISATKYL; translated from the exons ATGATGAGAGGAGGGCAAGATCAAAATTCTAAAGTTTTTCATGAATTATGTGGATTGGTACAAAGTATACTAAGATCTCCGCATCTAATTCCATcgacatcatcatcttctaatgGCATATCAACAACGACATCAAGAAGAACAACGACGATTTCTTCACCGTCAAATTCAACGACAACCTCGATATCGACAGCTCAAGTATCACCGGCAGGTTTTGCTTCGTTACTACTTGGTGTATCATTAGCTTTGATGTTATGTGGATCGGTGACTTTTGTAATAGGGGTCATATTGATGCCATGGGTACTTGGATTAGTTATGGTTTTATATTTTGCTGGGATTGTTTCGAATCTATCTGGATTGGGACGGGCTCTTCTTTATCCGGTTATGACAACTCCGGTGTCTCCAGTACCTCCACCTTCTCGGAAAGAGATTTCTG CAACAAAATATCTTTGA